From one Lemur catta isolate mLemCat1 chromosome 5, mLemCat1.pri, whole genome shotgun sequence genomic stretch:
- the LOC123638860 gene encoding jupiter microtubule associated homolog 1, with product MTTTTTFKGVDPNSRNSSRVLRPPGGGSNFSLGFDEPTEQPVRKNKMASTIFGTPEENPPSWAKSAGAKSSGGREDLESSGPKRRNSSEANSGDYLDLKGEGDIHENVDTDLQGSLGQSEEKPVPAAPVPSPVAPAPVPSRRNPPGGKSSLVLG from the coding sequence atgaccaccaccaccaccttcaaGGGTGTCGACCCCAACAGCAGGAATAGCTCCCGGGTTTTGCGGCCTCCAGGTGGTGGATCCAATTTTTCATTAGGCTTTGATGAACCAACAGAACAACCTGTGAGGAAGAACAAAATGGCCTCTACCATCTTCGGGACGCCTGAAGAAAATCCCCCTTCTTGGGCCAAGTCGGCAGGTGCCAAGTCCAGTGGTGGCAGAGAAGACCTGGAGTCATCTGGGCCGAAGAGAAGGAACTCTTCCGAAGCAAACTCTGGAGACTACTTAGATCTGAAGGGAGAAGGTGACATTCACGAAAATGTGGACACAGACTTGCAAGGCAGCCTGGGGCAGAGTGAAGAGAAGCCTGTGCCCgctgcccctgtgcccagcccggTGGCCCCGGCCCCGGTGCCATCCAGAAGAAATCCCCCTGGCGGCAAGTCCAGCCTAGTCTTGGGTTAA